In Pongo abelii isolate AG06213 chromosome 5, NHGRI_mPonAbe1-v2.0_pri, whole genome shotgun sequence, the DNA window GAGCAGACTTCCGATGTCTAGGTGAATGAGTGTCTCCTAGACCTGGCCACGGCCACAGCCCTTCATCCCAAAGAGCAGACAGACCCACAGGCCGTCTCATCCTCCCTTAGAACAAAGCAACGAACCCGCTCTCCCGCAGGCTGCTGAGCCTAGCAGGGGTGTCTGCAGCCTCTGGGGGCTGGTTCCCTCCCAAAGAACCCCCTTGCTCCCTGCTGCCTTGTCAGGCCCCTTGGGCGTCTGACTCTTCCTGGCTCTGGGGACTGGAGGCCGGGGTTGGTAACTGAAAGGAACTTTCTTACCATagttggaggctttgttcattaggctgtttttctccttctccagggacCTCCTGTGAGGGGGAAGGAGTTTCATGGACCAAacccttttccttttccccacCTGAGGGGCAGCTGGCATGCCAGTTGGCAGGGCTCGGGTCTTGTTCGGTGGTGGGGGTGCATTGAAGCTAAGATGTCAAGGACCCAAACCCTCTGCCTCAGGCCTACTTTGGGGACCCAGGATAGATACAGGGGGTGGGGGCCCGATGGGGAAGGGTGGGGTGGCTGGGCAGGAGCATTACCTGGCCTCTGGGCTCAGCTCCCAGCTGTGGAGCCTGGAGTTCACGGCCTCCAGGTCTCTCCGACACTGGGACAGCTTCTCCTCTAGCCCATCGATCTGAAACAAAGGCCACAGAGAGGTGGGCTGCCGAGGCTTCTAGCTCTCAAAACACTGGGACTGGGAAG includes these proteins:
- the CCDC167 gene encoding coiled-coil domain-containing protein 167 isoform X2 — its product is MTKKKRENLGVALEIDGLEEKLSQCRRDLEAVNSRLHSWELSPEARRSLEKEKNSLMNKASNYEKELKFLRQENRKNMLLSVAIFFLLTLVYAYWTM